From Mucilaginibacter rubeus, a single genomic window includes:
- a CDS encoding hexameric tyrosine-coordinated heme protein encodes MSESVQLIPGNSLITATPQEGRELAIKMARLIIKVTQPDDEIRGRLRGVYAEDAAMLIAVGQTVATEFATIAAANNYWR; translated from the coding sequence ATGTCAGAATCAGTACAACTAATCCCGGGCAATTCCTTAATAACTGCAACACCACAGGAAGGGCGCGAGCTCGCCATTAAAATGGCCCGCCTTATTATCAAAGTAACCCAGCCAGATGATGAAATTCGTGGAAGGCTCCGTGGTGTATACGCCGAAGATGCCGCTATGCTTATAGCCGTTGGTCAAACTGTGGCAACCGAATTTGCTACGATAGCGGCAGCTAACAATTATTGGAGATAA
- a CDS encoding AraC family transcriptional regulator: MKQLNDFAPRHFEKTSSCLPFKIHTIEWIKENGIDLPNDYFMLVWIVVGTGYYRLNLQKETVHTNQLLLIKPGQVHDLRFGDGLKGYVISFTDSFLDMEDYSREPIYNPIYQMFNQTNNIAIDNELADDMCDITEIMMKEYSRHNLYRSEILKRYFKIFLIYLSRQLESIEQAPKQSRNTAILQNFMALLDKNFREYKMVADYAEKLSVTPNYLNEVVKKLTGQPAGYHIRQRVAVEAKRQAIHPDNCMKKIAYDLGFCDMAHFSKFFKNATGVSFSDFKKRGTVLQPVF, translated from the coding sequence ATGAAACAATTAAACGATTTTGCACCACGCCATTTTGAGAAAACATCCAGTTGTCTCCCTTTTAAAATCCATACCATTGAATGGATTAAAGAGAATGGCATCGATCTTCCAAATGATTATTTCATGCTGGTATGGATAGTGGTCGGTACCGGTTACTATAGGCTTAATTTACAAAAAGAAACGGTGCACACCAACCAGTTGCTGCTGATAAAACCCGGACAGGTGCACGACCTTAGATTCGGCGATGGCTTGAAAGGCTATGTTATATCATTCACCGATTCGTTTCTGGACATGGAGGATTACAGCCGCGAACCAATTTACAATCCTATCTACCAAATGTTTAACCAAACCAATAACATTGCTATTGACAATGAGCTGGCCGATGACATGTGTGATATCACCGAAATAATGATGAAAGAATATAGCAGGCATAATCTTTACCGCTCCGAAATATTAAAACGCTATTTCAAGATCTTCCTGATCTATCTTTCCCGTCAGTTGGAGTCAATAGAGCAGGCACCAAAGCAATCGCGAAATACCGCTATCCTGCAAAATTTCATGGCCCTGCTTGATAAAAACTTCAGGGAATATAAAATGGTTGCCGATTATGCTGAAAAACTATCGGTAACTCCTAATTACCTTAACGAAGTGGTGAAAAAATTAACAGGCCAGCCGGCCGGATATCATATCAGGCAACGCGTAGCTGTAGAAGCCAAACGTCAGGCCATACATCCGGATAACTGTATGAAAAAAATAGCTTATGACCTGGGCTTTTGCGACATGGCACACTTTAGTAAGTTTTTCAAAAACGCCACAGGGGTCAGCTTTTCTGATTTCAAAAAAAGGGGTACAGTATTGCAACCTGTTTTTTAG
- a CDS encoding sigma 54-interacting transcriptional regulator, whose protein sequence is MKKQESNIAFLLSVGSDMARVRGRTDLLNVINSRLKILFTCTHCGIGIVNTVTGETSPFLIDPDSKASYDTGYAGLFDDFDIRADNIINQVTAADVPLVFNLEAEEKTGRLPAIFKKNLQLGIKEVLMVAFNINAHLTGVLSLFSDVANSFPDQYFDILKGISNQLSIATANIIANEQILESEKEKTFLLSVSHDFVACRNKNEFLDVVHEKMGALFPYREMVISLLNEDGNTHSAYLYNLTEESRNHQDYQERAAEKYMLEDGIYDILLNSEDPLVYDLEALLLRDFVPPYINFFYENGSRELVTVPLRENDRCIGGVFIWMGQKNTFTPSQLNLLTAFCSQISIAVANIRAYEKIESQLKQIDQFKAQLEEEKLYLQQQIDTAYNHGEIIGQNGGLKDVFNLISRVAVTDSTVMILGESGTGKELIARAIHNASPRKDKMLVKVNCAALPASLIESELFGHEKGSFTGANERRIGKFELAHNSTIFLDEIGELPPDLQVKLLRVIQEKEIERVGGHQTIKTDVRIITATNRNLLTEVDSGGFRIDLFYRLNVFPINLPPLRERAEDIPLLITHYINKFAQKFGKRIDKIADSVLKQMTAYSWPGNVRELEHLIERSVLMASGNTLKEVFLPKAITVSPPVDKVPATEVTLLDECERQHIIHVLKHTAGRVKGPGGAAEILGLPSTTLHSRMKKLKIEKADI, encoded by the coding sequence ATGAAAAAGCAGGAAAGTAATATTGCTTTTTTGTTGTCTGTCGGCAGCGATATGGCGAGGGTAAGGGGGCGCACCGATCTGTTAAATGTTATTAATTCGCGTTTAAAAATCTTGTTTACCTGCACGCATTGCGGTATTGGTATTGTTAATACAGTAACGGGCGAAACAAGTCCGTTTTTGATCGATCCTGATTCCAAAGCATCATATGATACCGGTTATGCGGGACTATTCGATGATTTTGATATCCGTGCTGATAATATCATTAATCAGGTAACCGCCGCGGATGTACCCCTGGTTTTTAATCTTGAGGCCGAAGAGAAAACAGGTCGCTTACCTGCCATATTCAAGAAAAACCTGCAGTTGGGGATAAAGGAAGTACTCATGGTAGCTTTTAATATCAACGCCCACCTTACCGGGGTTTTATCACTTTTTTCGGATGTTGCAAATAGTTTCCCGGATCAGTATTTTGATATTTTAAAAGGTATCAGTAACCAGCTTTCAATAGCTACAGCTAATATCATTGCTAATGAGCAGATTCTGGAAAGCGAGAAGGAAAAAACTTTCCTGTTATCGGTAAGCCATGATTTTGTGGCCTGCCGCAATAAGAATGAGTTTTTAGATGTTGTGCATGAAAAAATGGGCGCTCTTTTTCCTTACAGGGAGATGGTGATATCGTTGCTGAACGAAGATGGCAATACACACAGCGCTTATCTATATAACTTAACAGAAGAATCCAGAAACCACCAGGATTATCAAGAAAGGGCTGCCGAAAAGTATATGCTGGAAGACGGCATTTATGATATCCTGTTAAATTCGGAGGATCCACTTGTTTATGATCTTGAAGCGTTGCTGCTCCGCGATTTTGTACCTCCTTATATTAACTTTTTTTATGAAAACGGCTCGCGCGAATTAGTGACGGTGCCTTTGCGTGAAAATGACAGATGCATTGGCGGCGTGTTTATATGGATGGGGCAGAAAAATACCTTTACACCATCGCAGCTTAATTTGCTCACGGCGTTTTGCTCTCAGATATCAATAGCCGTTGCCAATATACGGGCCTATGAAAAAATTGAAAGTCAGCTAAAGCAAATAGATCAATTTAAAGCCCAGCTTGAAGAAGAAAAGCTTTACCTGCAGCAGCAGATAGATACTGCCTACAATCATGGCGAAATTATTGGCCAAAATGGTGGGTTAAAGGATGTTTTTAACCTGATATCGCGCGTAGCCGTAACGGATAGTACCGTAATGATATTGGGCGAATCGGGTACAGGGAAAGAGTTAATTGCGAGGGCTATTCATAACGCATCGCCACGTAAGGATAAAATGCTGGTAAAGGTAAACTGTGCCGCCCTGCCTGCAAGTTTAATTGAAAGTGAACTGTTTGGTCATGAAAAGGGAAGCTTTACCGGTGCCAACGAGCGTAGGATAGGTAAATTTGAACTTGCACATAACAGTACTATTTTTTTAGATGAGATAGGCGAACTGCCTCCCGACCTGCAGGTTAAACTGTTAAGGGTGATACAGGAAAAGGAGATAGAGCGTGTTGGCGGGCATCAAACCATTAAAACGGATGTACGCATTATAACGGCCACAAACCGCAATTTACTTACCGAGGTTGATAGCGGTGGCTTCCGTATCGATTTGTTTTACCGCCTTAATGTTTTCCCGATAAACCTGCCGCCTTTGAGGGAACGTGCGGAGGATATTCCGCTGCTTATTACGCATTACATCAATAAGTTTGCACAAAAATTTGGTAAACGGATAGATAAAATTGCTGATAGTGTTTTAAAACAAATGACGGCCTATTCATGGCCGGGCAATGTACGCGAACTGGAACACCTGATTGAACGCAGTGTACTCATGGCATCAGGAAATACCTTAAAAGAAGTGTTTTTACCCAAAGCAATTACCGTATCACCGCCTGTTGATAAAGTGCCCGCAACTGAGGTAACATTGCTTGATGAATGCGAGCGCCAACACATTATTCATGTACTTAAGCATACAGCAGGCAGGGTTAAAGGGCCGGGTGGGGCTGCCGAAATACTGGGCCTGCCTTCAACCACTTTACACTCACGAATGAAAAAGCTTAAAATCGAAAAAGCTGATATCTGA
- a CDS encoding sensor histidine kinase, translated as MNINISSPRFYCKLILTSLLLLISTNSPAQYSGRLNALWVNSAPHVIKWDTITISIVAMIIILIIAYMGYRQRQFSNNQLQLKQNEINVQNQALQHLIADNDRLLDEKDWLLQEVHHRVKNNLQIVMSLLNTQSAFLKNNAALAAIRESQNRVQAIALIHQKLYSSSNVAYIDIAVYINELVNYLADSYNAHDRGIRFEQQIEPAKMDVTQAIPIGLMLNEAITNSIKYAFPNRRGFINISLGTIDDNNMMLNIADDGIGLPEDFDIKDASSLGMEMMKALSKQLDGNLKIEDNDGVVITFVFPAEKKFGNIDA; from the coding sequence GTGAATATCAATATAAGCTCGCCCCGGTTTTATTGTAAGCTGATACTTACAAGTTTGTTGCTTTTGATATCCACAAACTCACCGGCGCAGTATTCCGGACGTCTCAACGCGCTATGGGTAAACAGTGCCCCGCACGTTATTAAGTGGGATACTATAACTATAAGCATTGTTGCCATGATTATCATTTTGATCATAGCTTATATGGGGTACAGGCAAAGGCAATTCAGCAACAATCAGTTGCAACTGAAACAGAATGAAATTAATGTACAAAATCAGGCATTACAACATTTAATTGCTGATAACGACCGGTTGCTGGACGAAAAGGACTGGTTATTACAGGAAGTGCATCACCGGGTTAAAAATAACCTGCAAATAGTGATGAGCCTGCTCAATACACAATCAGCATTTTTGAAGAATAACGCGGCGCTTGCCGCCATCCGCGAAAGCCAGAACCGGGTACAGGCTATAGCGCTCATCCATCAAAAGCTATACAGTAGTTCAAATGTAGCGTATATCGATATAGCGGTTTATATCAACGAACTGGTTAATTATCTTGCAGATAGTTATAACGCACATGATCGCGGTATCAGGTTTGAGCAGCAGATCGAACCCGCAAAAATGGACGTTACCCAGGCTATACCTATTGGCTTGATGCTCAATGAAGCTATAACCAATTCCATTAAGTATGCTTTTCCGAACAGGCGCGGGTTTATAAACATCTCTCTCGGTACAATTGATGATAATAACATGATGCTTAATATAGCCGATGATGGGATAGGCCTTCCTGAAGATTTTGATATTAAAGATGCTTCATCGTTAGGTATGGAAATGATGAAGGCGCTGAGTAAGCAGCTCGACGGAAATTTAAAAATAGAAGACAACGATGGCGTAGTGATCACGTTTGTTTTCCCGGCCGAAAAGAAATTCGGGAACATCGACGCTTAA
- a CDS encoding ATP-binding protein, giving the protein MNREIKNMENRTGVIPDQTIGGAYVGNWKIQLKSNKVSFCPRMRKILELSKGYDEHIDELFELIKPGQLSGLIHEFKVACFNGTKFEKQVQIVTPYGTEKWVQLSGVLYSRRWGTAEQMIGTIEDVTQKVNEECLSMAIVNHELRAPLTIIKLNTQFLINHLAHNINKQPVKLLNMVDQHINGMTKLIDEYLSPSTSDDRSAQLNFSLFDINDLVDTVLGEMKILYPGHRFCKYPTADSIFIRGDKYKITQVLINYLTNAAKFSPPCSHINVNIDRNENDVEVSIHDQGVGINEENGQVLFQKFYQCNQKSVRQKNSKGLGLYIVKNIIQKHGGTVKAENGKNGGAVFSFSLPLSQQSKFNTTGQEALKLMA; this is encoded by the coding sequence ATGAACAGGGAAATCAAAAATATGGAAAACCGGACGGGTGTAATACCTGACCAAACCATAGGAGGGGCTTACGTTGGCAACTGGAAAATTCAACTCAAATCAAACAAGGTATCCTTTTGCCCGCGGATGCGCAAGATCCTTGAACTATCAAAAGGATATGACGAACATATTGATGAGCTTTTTGAACTGATAAAACCCGGACAACTGAGCGGACTGATCCACGAGTTTAAGGTAGCCTGCTTTAATGGAACCAAATTTGAAAAACAAGTGCAAATAGTGACCCCGTATGGTACCGAAAAATGGGTACAGCTTTCGGGGGTATTATACTCACGCAGGTGGGGCACCGCCGAACAAATGATTGGCACCATTGAAGATGTAACTCAAAAAGTTAATGAAGAGTGCCTGAGCATGGCCATTGTAAACCACGAATTGCGTGCACCTTTAACTATTATTAAACTCAATACTCAGTTTCTGATCAATCACCTTGCGCACAATATCAATAAACAACCCGTAAAGCTGCTGAACATGGTTGATCAGCATATTAATGGGATGACAAAACTGATTGACGAGTACCTGTCGCCCTCAACCAGTGATGATCGGTCGGCACAGCTCAATTTTAGTTTGTTTGATATTAATGATCTGGTTGATACCGTACTTGGCGAAATGAAGATCCTGTATCCCGGTCATCGTTTTTGTAAATACCCAACAGCCGACAGCATTTTTATCAGAGGGGATAAATACAAGATTACCCAGGTACTCATCAATTATTTAACAAACGCGGCTAAATTTTCGCCGCCATGTTCGCACATCAACGTCAATATCGATCGTAATGAGAACGATGTTGAAGTATCCATTCACGATCAGGGTGTAGGCATTAATGAAGAGAATGGCCAGGTATTGTTCCAGAAATTTTACCAGTGCAATCAAAAATCGGTAAGGCAAAAAAACAGTAAGGGCCTGGGTTTATATATTGTGAAAAACATTATTCAAAAACACGGCGGTACGGTAAAGGCCGAGAACGGAAAAAACGGAGGTGCTGTGTTCTCTTTTAGCCTGCCGCTTAGTCAGCAAAGTAAATTTAATACTACCGGGCAGGAGGCCCTGAAATTGATGGCTTAA
- a CDS encoding RrF2 family transcriptional regulator: protein MGIFSKTCEYAVRAVFFIAQQTADGSRVGIKEIAVNIDSPEHFLAKILQDLSKRGIIQSVKGPNGGFYLDAQNLSRPLSDVIEAVDGGGIFRDCGLGLKECSSKNPCPLHHDFLDVRNRLQNMLESITIGQFNEDLNLGIVVLKK from the coding sequence ATGGGAATATTTTCAAAAACATGTGAGTATGCGGTAAGGGCAGTATTTTTTATAGCCCAGCAAACCGCCGATGGCAGTAGGGTAGGTATAAAGGAAATAGCTGTAAATATTGATTCTCCCGAGCATTTCCTGGCCAAGATCCTTCAGGATCTGAGCAAAAGAGGCATCATTCAATCGGTAAAGGGGCCTAACGGCGGTTTTTATCTTGATGCGCAAAACCTTTCCCGCCCGCTGTCAGATGTTATAGAAGCGGTTGATGGCGGGGGTATATTCAGGGATTGCGGTTTAGGACTGAAAGAATGTTCATCAAAAAATCCCTGCCCTTTGCACCATGATTTTTTAGACGTAAGGAACCGTTTACAAAACATGCTTGAATCTATCACCATAGGCCAGTTCAACGAAGATCTGAACCTGGGAATAGTAGTATTAAAAAAATAA
- a CDS encoding cbb3-type cytochrome c oxidase subunit I has translation MKLKIYLTIILIGVLLLIPGAATYAADVLKPDPVFNTGASILIGITIFFLLLLLLWLIRLAHGLREDEAIYKKYGDKWVFSQINRLDSRQLDQLISRRNSRKKAISKAKGGNNGFTAVMALLLVLSSLAVHAQAPGENKNILTSPGMIIMLTLIFIPLVVTVFLVALKIRNLAAKTRYRRVKKETRELADAVDHDDAIYDEIIKRKHALDYRLTNNELAGTIAPEDSKGILLNIDEVHGPRFFASKRKAAHKHQTDPKLVKLIMWYLGSAALWLVLGTTIGEYIGIKFVSPDADHISWLSFGRLRPVHTNMVFWGWSSMAMLGLGYYVVSTVSNTAVYSIKRGYYSLILMNAAIILGSGMLMAGINNGGGEYREYIWPVMALFAGGIVVSLANYIQTIAQRKTKEIYISNWYIVSAMMFLTVIVTVGYLPFYQNGLGETIIQGYYMHQAVGMWFMFFNLGLVYYFLPQQLNTPIYSYSLGILAFWSQILFYTLIGTHHFIFSSIPWWLQTVAIVGSMGMLIPVFSGTTNFIMTFRGNFNKIGRSYTLPFYIIGILFYFTGSTQGTAEAFRETNLIWHFTDFTTAHSHLTMYGIIAFFLWASIYTIVPRLTGNEPKQGLVGAHFWMAFIGLLFYTIPLMVGGTLKGMSWREGKPFIDSVVLMAPYWLWRAIGGSLMWASHLVFAWNIYVMFSGHKSDPDIRKEVFDELKNVPVNAEI, from the coding sequence ATGAAACTCAAAATCTACTTAACCATTATCCTGATAGGAGTGCTGCTGTTGATCCCCGGCGCGGCCACCTATGCAGCCGATGTATTGAAGCCCGATCCCGTCTTTAATACCGGTGCCAGCATCCTTATTGGAATTACCATTTTCTTTTTGTTACTACTACTGCTCTGGCTTATCCGCCTGGCACATGGTCTGAGAGAAGATGAAGCCATCTATAAAAAATACGGAGACAAATGGGTATTCAGCCAGATAAACCGACTGGATAGCCGTCAGCTTGATCAATTGATAAGCCGCCGTAACAGCCGTAAAAAGGCTATCAGCAAAGCCAAAGGCGGTAACAACGGTTTTACGGCTGTTATGGCGCTGCTGCTTGTGCTTTCATCATTAGCTGTACATGCGCAGGCACCAGGCGAAAATAAAAACATATTAACCAGCCCCGGTATGATCATTATGCTTACGCTGATCTTTATTCCGCTGGTGGTAACCGTTTTCCTGGTGGCTTTAAAAATTCGTAACCTGGCGGCTAAAACCCGCTATCGCCGCGTAAAAAAAGAAACACGTGAGCTTGCCGATGCCGTTGATCATGACGATGCTATTTATGATGAAATTATCAAACGTAAACACGCGCTTGACTACCGCCTAACTAACAATGAACTTGCCGGAACAATCGCGCCCGAAGATTCAAAAGGTATCCTGCTTAATATTGATGAAGTTCATGGTCCGCGGTTTTTTGCTTCCAAGCGTAAAGCGGCGCATAAGCACCAAACAGATCCCAAACTGGTAAAGCTGATTATGTGGTACCTGGGCAGCGCCGCGCTGTGGCTGGTGCTGGGTACAACAATTGGCGAGTACATAGGTATCAAGTTCGTATCGCCCGATGCCGATCATATCAGCTGGCTGAGTTTTGGCCGCTTAAGGCCGGTACATACCAATATGGTTTTCTGGGGATGGTCGTCAATGGCTATGCTGGGGTTGGGTTACTATGTGGTGAGCACGGTAAGTAATACAGCGGTTTACAGCATAAAGCGGGGATATTACTCGCTCATACTCATGAATGCCGCCATTATTTTGGGCAGCGGTATGCTCATGGCCGGTATCAACAACGGTGGCGGCGAATACCGTGAATATATATGGCCGGTGATGGCACTTTTCGCGGGCGGTATTGTGGTAAGCCTCGCCAATTATATCCAAACCATAGCGCAGCGTAAAACCAAGGAGATCTATATTTCTAACTGGTACATTGTTTCGGCCATGATGTTTTTAACAGTGATTGTAACGGTTGGCTATCTGCCCTTTTACCAGAACGGCCTTGGTGAAACCATTATTCAAGGCTATTATATGCACCAGGCCGTGGGCATGTGGTTTATGTTCTTTAACCTTGGATTAGTTTATTACTTTTTACCGCAGCAACTGAATACGCCAATTTACTCCTATAGTCTGGGGATTTTGGCTTTCTGGTCGCAGATTTTGTTTTATACGCTGATAGGTACGCACCATTTCATTTTCAGCTCGATACCATGGTGGCTGCAAACGGTTGCTATAGTAGGCAGTATGGGAATGCTGATCCCGGTATTTTCGGGCACTACTAATTTTATCATGACTTTCAGGGGTAATTTTAATAAAATAGGACGGAGCTATACCTTGCCGTTTTATATCATTGGCATCCTGTTTTATTTCACCGGCTCAACGCAAGGAACCGCCGAAGCGTTCAGGGAGACTAACCTCATCTGGCACTTTACCGATTTTACTACAGCCCACTCGCACCTTACCATGTACGGTATCATTGCCTTTTTTCTTTGGGCAAGTATTTATACCATAGTACCAAGACTTACCGGTAACGAACCGAAACAGGGCCTGGTAGGCGCGCATTTTTGGATGGCTTTTATCGGTTTATTGTTCTACACTATTCCCCTTATGGTAGGCGGTACGCTGAAAGGCATGTCCTGGCGCGAGGGAAAACCATTTATTGACAGTGTAGTGCTTATGGCCCCTTACTGGCTATGGCGTGCCATTGGTGGCTCGCTGATGTGGGCATCGCACCTGGTGTTTGCCTGGAACATTTATGTGATGTTTTCGGGGCATAAAAGTGATCCCGATATCAGGAAGGAAGTTTTTGATGAATTAAAGAACGTACCCGTTAACGCTGAAATCTGA
- a CDS encoding cbb3-type cytochrome c oxidase subunit II, producing the protein MEIYNNHKKLFTAALCFFVLLTFFVAIGPAFTSQNNNAPLPGSKPLNALETEGKAVFIAEGCVACHTQQVRNVDMDKVWGKRPNIAADYANITRTDVWRNTATLMGSERTGPDLTNVGTRQPSNDWHYLHLFNPRSVVAESVMPSYEWLFDIKDYAWPNDVVVNVPDDFKKGITGKIVATHKAVALVAYLRSLKEITLSDGKPVPIFLYGKSDAEKAAAAPSKGVAAKPEFDGAALYASNCQSCHQGNGEGLVGAFPSLKGSKVVLDDNPEVQVTIIMKGYNGRVSEGYGVMPAVGTNNNLKPEEVAAIVNHERSNWGNNSKQVTVDDVKKIIASFGKPETIAAKK; encoded by the coding sequence ATGGAAATTTATAACAACCATAAAAAACTTTTTACTGCCGCGTTATGCTTCTTTGTGCTGCTCACATTTTTTGTGGCGATAGGGCCTGCGTTTACCAGTCAGAATAATAATGCCCCGCTGCCGGGTAGTAAGCCGCTGAATGCACTTGAAACCGAAGGTAAGGCGGTATTTATTGCCGAGGGATGTGTGGCCTGCCATACCCAGCAGGTACGTAATGTGGATATGGACAAAGTTTGGGGCAAACGTCCCAACATAGCTGCCGATTATGCCAACATTACCCGTACCGATGTTTGGCGTAACACCGCAACCCTCATGGGTTCGGAACGTACCGGGCCTGATTTAACCAACGTGGGGACCCGGCAGCCAAGTAACGATTGGCATTACTTGCATTTGTTTAACCCACGGTCGGTAGTGGCAGAATCAGTTATGCCTTCATACGAGTGGCTGTTTGATATCAAGGATTATGCTTGGCCAAATGACGTGGTAGTGAATGTACCCGATGATTTTAAAAAAGGCATAACAGGCAAAATAGTAGCTACGCATAAAGCCGTGGCGCTGGTAGCGTACCTGCGATCGTTAAAGGAAATTACCCTGTCCGATGGTAAACCCGTACCGATATTCCTATATGGGAAAAGCGACGCTGAAAAAGCTGCGGCTGCTCCAAGCAAAGGCGTTGCCGCTAAACCGGAGTTTGATGGCGCGGCACTTTATGCAAGCAATTGCCAGTCATGCCACCAGGGAAACGGCGAGGGATTGGTGGGCGCCTTTCCATCGCTGAAAGGCAGCAAGGTAGTGTTGGATGATAATCCTGAAGTGCAGGTAACCATTATCATGAAAGGCTATAATGGCCGTGTTAGTGAAGGTTATGGCGTAATGCCTGCCGTGGGCACCAATAACAATCTTAAGCCCGAAGAAGTGGCTGCCATTGTAAATCATGAACGCAGCAACTGGGGCAACAATTCTAAACAAGTGACGGTTGATGATGTGAAAAAGATCATCGCCTCGTTTGGTAAACCCGAAACAATAGCTGCTAAAAAGTAA
- a CDS encoding cytochrome C has translation MRDQSFVTLFIDEDPKPIGEFPAPVTFDLDTRKLTDGNHVLKVVSKDHQGKEGIKLIPFVVRNGPAIAIEGLKKDEIVEGVLPLMINAYGKGDQKTFMLQGSETPQSIPWWLIVGIVLFVAWTGYFIITSLAVKL, from the coding sequence ATGAGAGATCAAAGTTTTGTAACCCTGTTTATAGATGAAGATCCGAAGCCGATAGGAGAGTTCCCGGCACCGGTAACCTTTGATCTGGACACCCGCAAACTGACCGATGGCAACCACGTACTCAAAGTAGTAAGTAAAGACCATCAGGGTAAAGAAGGTATAAAGCTGATCCCCTTTGTGGTGCGTAATGGCCCGGCGATAGCTATTGAAGGTTTAAAGAAAGATGAGATTGTAGAAGGGGTATTGCCCCTGATGATCAATGCCTATGGCAAAGGCGATCAGAAAACATTTATGCTGCAGGGTAGTGAAACACCGCAAAGTATCCCCTGGTGGCTGATTGTAGGCATTGTGTTATTTGTGGCATGGACGGGTTATTTCATTATCACATCGCTGGCCGTGAAGTTGTAG
- a CDS encoding group III truncated hemoglobin yields MNDIEDITSIKLMVDEFYSRVRLDGLLGPVFAGVIKDDWQPHLDKMYAFWNAALFGVPGFKGNPFARHAPLPIGNAHFDRWLELFTQTVDAHFAGPMADDAKNRAGLMAAMFMSKLANMKGGAGRVIM; encoded by the coding sequence ATGAACGACATAGAAGACATAACATCAATTAAGTTAATGGTTGATGAATTTTATAGCAGGGTGCGGCTTGACGGGTTATTGGGGCCCGTTTTTGCCGGGGTGATTAAAGACGATTGGCAGCCGCACCTTGATAAAATGTACGCTTTCTGGAATGCCGCCTTGTTTGGTGTTCCGGGATTTAAAGGTAACCCCTTTGCCAGACATGCGCCGTTACCTATAGGTAATGCTCATTTTGACCGCTGGCTGGAACTATTTACCCAAACGGTAGACGCGCACTTTGCAGGCCCAATGGCTGATGACGCTAAAAACAGGGCTGGTTTAATGGCAGCGATGTTTATGAGCAAACTGGCCAACATGAAAGGCGGGGCAGGCAGGGTGATTATGTAG
- a CDS encoding cupin domain-containing protein — translation MKQLQTNEHFQVVKIELTAGANMKRHTATSDAYLIVEDGNALLIYAGETYELSKGETFLIPANEQHMLKIIDDFKAWIVLANGAQIKYFEPDTTNIN, via the coding sequence ATGAAACAGCTTCAAACAAATGAACACTTCCAGGTGGTTAAAATTGAGCTAACCGCCGGCGCAAACATGAAAAGGCATACAGCCACATCTGATGCTTATTTGATTGTGGAAGACGGAAATGCCCTGCTCATTTACGCGGGCGAAACTTATGAGCTCAGCAAAGGCGAAACCTTCCTGATACCAGCCAATGAGCAGCACATGCTTAAAATAATAGATGATTTTAAGGCCTGGATTGTACTGGCCAACGGTGCTCAGATCAAATATTTTGAGCCCGATACTACTAACATTAACTGA